Proteins from a single region of Lelliottia sp. JS-SCA-14:
- the yceD gene encoding 23S rRNA accumulation protein YceD, translating to MQKVKLPLTLDPVRTAQKRLDYDGIYTADQVERIAEFVVSVDTDVECSMSFAIDNQRLAVLNGDAKVTVTLECQRCGKPFTRHVHTTYCFSPVRSDEQAEALPEAYEPIEVNEFGEIDLLAVVEDEVILALPVVPVHDSEHCEVSDADMVFGELPDEAQKPNPFAVLASLKRK from the coding sequence ATGCAAAAAGTAAAATTACCCCTGACTCTTGACCCGGTTCGTACGGCTCAAAAACGCCTCGATTATGACGGTATTTATACCGCCGATCAGGTTGAGCGTATCGCCGAGTTTGTGGTCAGTGTGGATACTGATGTGGAATGCTCCATGTCGTTCGCTATCGATAACCAGCGCCTGGCCGTGTTAAACGGTGATGCAAAGGTCACGGTAACGCTCGAGTGCCAGCGTTGCGGGAAACCGTTCACACGTCATGTTCACACAACGTATTGTTTCAGTCCGGTTCGTTCTGACGAACAGGCTGAAGCACTCCCGGAAGCGTATGAGCCGATTGAGGTTAACGAATTCGGTGAAATCGATCTGCTTGCAGTCGTTGAAGATGAAGTCATCCTCGCCCTGCCTGTAGTTCCGGTGCATGATTCTGAACACTGTGAAGTGTCCGACGCGGACATGGTCTTTGGGGAACTGCCTGATGAAGCGCAAAAACCAAACCCATTTGCCGTATTAGCCAGCTTAAAGCGTAAGTAA
- the rpmF gene encoding 50S ribosomal protein L32, protein MAVQQNKPTRSKRGMRRSHDALTAVTSLSVDKTSGEKHLRHHMTADGFYRGRKVITK, encoded by the coding sequence ATGGCCGTACAACAGAATAAACCAACCCGTTCCAAACGTGGCATGCGTCGTTCCCATGACGCGCTGACTGCAGTTACCAGCCTGTCTGTAGACAAGACTTCTGGTGAGAAACACCTGCGTCACCACATGACTGCCGACGGTTTCTACCGTGGCCGCAAGGTAATCACTAAGTAA
- the plsX gene encoding phosphate acyltransferase PlsX: protein MTRLTLALDVMGGDFGPSVTVPAALQALNSNSQLTLLLVGNPDTITPLLAKADFEQRSRLQIIPAQSVIASDARPSHAIRNSRGSSMRIALELVKEGRAEACVSAGNTGALMGLAKLMLKPIEGIERPALVTVLPHQQKGKTVVLDLGANVDCDSTMLAQFAIMGSVLAEEVVGIVNPRVALLNIGEEETKGLDSIRDAAELLKSMPSINYIGYLEANELLTGKTDVLVCDGFTGNVTLKTMEGVVRMFLSLLKSQGEGKKRSWWLILLKRWLQKSLARRFSHLNPDQYNGACLLGLRGTVIKSHGAANQRAFTVAIEQAVQAVQRQVPQRIAARLESVLAKSD from the coding sequence TTGACACGTCTAACCCTGGCGTTAGATGTCATGGGAGGAGATTTTGGGCCTTCCGTGACAGTGCCTGCAGCTTTGCAGGCACTGAATTCTAATTCGCAACTCACACTTCTTTTAGTCGGCAATCCCGACACCATCACGCCATTACTTGCAAAAGCTGACTTTGAACAACGTTCACGTCTGCAGATTATCCCTGCGCAGTCAGTTATTGCCAGTGATGCCAGGCCGTCGCACGCGATCCGCAACAGTCGCGGAAGCTCAATGCGAATTGCGCTGGAACTGGTGAAAGAAGGGCGGGCTGAAGCCTGCGTCAGCGCCGGAAATACCGGTGCGCTGATGGGGCTGGCGAAATTAATGCTCAAGCCCATTGAGGGGATTGAGCGTCCTGCGCTGGTGACGGTGTTACCGCATCAGCAGAAGGGCAAAACGGTGGTGCTCGACCTGGGCGCTAACGTGGATTGTGATAGTACGATGCTGGCCCAGTTTGCCATTATGGGCTCGGTGCTGGCTGAAGAAGTGGTGGGGATTGTGAATCCCCGCGTTGCGTTGCTGAATATTGGCGAAGAAGAGACGAAAGGTCTCGATAGCATTCGCGATGCCGCAGAATTGCTAAAATCCATGCCGTCAATCAACTATATTGGCTATCTTGAAGCTAATGAATTATTGACCGGCAAGACCGATGTTCTGGTGTGTGACGGGTTTACCGGCAACGTAACGTTAAAAACGATGGAAGGGGTGGTACGGATGTTCCTCTCCCTGCTGAAATCGCAGGGCGAAGGGAAAAAACGGTCCTGGTGGCTCATTTTATTGAAGCGTTGGTTACAAAAAAGCCTGGCGCGGCGATTCAGTCACCTCAACCCCGACCAGTATAATGGCGCCTGTCTGTTAGGATTGCGCGGCACGGTGATTAAGAGTCATGGTGCGGCCAATCAGCGAGCCTTTACCGTCGCGATTGAACAGGCAGTGCAGGCGGTGCAGCGACAAGTCCCACAGCGGATTGCCGCTCGCCTGGAATCTGTATTAGCTAAAAGTGACTGA
- a CDS encoding beta-ketoacyl-ACP synthase III, with protein MYTKILGTGSFLPEQVRTNADLEKMVDTSDEWIVTRTGIRERRIAGPDETVTTMGYEAGLRALEMAGIDKEEIGLIVVATTSAPNAFPSAACEIQAKLGIKGCPAFDVAAACAGFTYALSVADQYVKSGAVKYALVIGADVLARTCNPEDRGTIIIFGDGAGAVLLGQSEEPGIISTHLHADGRYGELLTLPNADRVNPENSIYLTMAGNEVFKVAVTELAHIVDETLEANNLERSALDWLVPHQANLRIISATAKKLGMSMDNVVVTLDRHGNTSAASVPCAFDEAVRDGRIKRGQLVLLEAFGGGFTWGSALVRF; from the coding sequence ATGTATACAAAGATTTTAGGTACCGGCAGTTTTCTGCCTGAACAAGTGCGAACCAACGCCGATCTGGAAAAAATGGTCGATACGTCTGACGAGTGGATTGTCACCCGCACAGGTATCCGTGAACGCCGTATCGCCGGTCCAGATGAAACAGTAACCACGATGGGCTACGAAGCGGGCCTGCGCGCGCTGGAAATGGCCGGTATTGATAAAGAAGAGATCGGTCTGATCGTGGTGGCAACCACCTCAGCACCGAACGCCTTCCCGAGCGCAGCCTGTGAGATTCAGGCTAAGCTTGGCATCAAAGGCTGCCCGGCGTTTGACGTTGCGGCGGCCTGCGCAGGTTTTACCTATGCGCTGAGCGTGGCCGATCAGTACGTGAAGTCGGGTGCCGTGAAATATGCGCTGGTGATTGGTGCAGACGTGCTGGCGCGGACCTGCAACCCGGAAGATCGCGGAACGATCATTATTTTTGGTGATGGTGCGGGCGCTGTACTGTTAGGTCAGTCAGAAGAGCCGGGCATTATCTCCACGCATTTACATGCCGATGGCCGCTACGGCGAGCTGCTGACGCTGCCTAACGCCGATCGCGTTAACCCGGAAAACTCTATTTACCTGACAATGGCAGGCAATGAAGTGTTCAAGGTGGCGGTGACGGAACTGGCGCACATCGTCGATGAGACGCTGGAAGCGAACAATCTCGAGCGCTCTGCGCTGGACTGGCTGGTGCCGCATCAGGCGAACCTGCGCATTATCAGCGCCACGGCGAAAAAGCTGGGCATGTCCATGGATAACGTTGTGGTGACGCTCGATCGTCACGGCAACACCTCTGCGGCATCGGTACCTTGCGCGTTTGACGAAGCGGTACGCGATGGACGAATTAAACGAGGCCAACTGGTCTTGCTTGAAGCTTTTGGTGGCGGTTTCACCTGGGGCTCCGCGCTGGTTCGTTTCTAA
- the fabD gene encoding ACP S-malonyltransferase: MTQFAFVFPGQGSQSVGMLSELAAQYPIIEATFREASDALGYDLWALTQQGPAEELNKTWQTQPALLTASVALWRVWQEQGGKAPVMLAGHSLGEYSALVCAGVIGFADAVRLVEMRGKFMQEAVPEGTGAMSAIIGLDDASIAKACEESAEGQVVSPVNFNSPGQVVIAGNKEAVERAGAACKAAGAKRALPLPVSVPSHCALMKPAAEKLAVELQKITFNAPTVPVVNNVDVKCETAPEAIRDALVRQLYSPVQWTKTVEFMAAQGVEHLYEAGPGKVLTGLTKRIVDTLTASAINEPEALSAALAQ; encoded by the coding sequence ATGACGCAATTTGCTTTTGTGTTCCCGGGTCAGGGTTCTCAGTCCGTTGGGATGTTGTCTGAATTAGCGGCACAGTACCCAATTATTGAAGCCACTTTCCGTGAAGCTTCTGACGCTTTGGGTTACGATCTCTGGGCGCTGACTCAGCAGGGTCCGGCGGAAGAGCTGAACAAAACCTGGCAGACGCAGCCTGCGCTGCTGACGGCGTCTGTCGCACTGTGGCGTGTCTGGCAGGAGCAGGGCGGTAAAGCGCCTGTGATGCTGGCGGGTCATAGCCTTGGTGAATACTCTGCGCTGGTCTGTGCGGGCGTCATTGGTTTTGCTGATGCCGTGCGTCTGGTCGAAATGCGTGGCAAATTCATGCAGGAAGCGGTACCAGAAGGGACTGGCGCTATGTCCGCCATTATTGGTCTGGATGATGCATCTATCGCAAAAGCCTGCGAAGAATCTGCCGAAGGGCAGGTGGTTTCTCCGGTAAACTTTAACTCGCCGGGTCAGGTTGTGATCGCGGGTAACAAAGAAGCCGTTGAGCGTGCAGGCGCAGCCTGTAAAGCTGCGGGCGCGAAGCGTGCACTGCCGCTGCCGGTGAGCGTTCCGTCTCACTGTGCGCTGATGAAACCGGCTGCTGAGAAACTGGCAGTCGAGCTGCAAAAAATCACTTTTAACGCACCAACGGTTCCGGTTGTGAACAACGTTGATGTGAAATGCGAAACAGCGCCAGAAGCGATTCGCGACGCGCTGGTTCGCCAGCTCTACAGCCCCGTGCAGTGGACCAAAACCGTTGAGTTTATGGCCGCGCAGGGCGTTGAGCACCTGTATGAAGCAGGCCCGGGTAAAGTCCTGACCGGTCTGACCAAACGTATTGTTGATACCCTGACTGCATCGGCCATTAACGAGCCAGAAGCGCTGTCAGCGGCACTCGCGCAATAA